The proteins below are encoded in one region of Asticcacaulis excentricus CB 48:
- a CDS encoding TonB-dependent receptor: MQKPPSKSPASSFTKYLMAGSGLAMLVVSGAASAQEAASKKDEEVETVIVVGSRASQQSAIDRKKKARTAQDSIVADDVGSFPDRNLNEALSRIPGMAITRNGAGEGDGVSLRGNGPDLTRVEMDGMGVMSSGFDVAVSGASGGGRSADLRELPADLIKSVDVVKGNTPDMTEGGLGGSVLIKTRSGLDFKKPYFQMRVAGDRNSLSQKWSPDINIVASRKFFDNRLGVIFNMNKSRRLNDSHALNNAGTNNRAGYTRFADFDNSPDKTFTFNPSLVSGSTANVPVLQSPLAAAPTTFFNSATPVEILTKSAAAKTKAECLSAFPTLTDAQLNTIQAGSNNATRQAAQAQRINEQITCLNQWNDYAPNLVRDQRLTQYEDRLAWDFRVDYRVTDHLSVYAKYQVTDRTQREDNRQRTRGGVTSISTPTVGFVTQSLTTNTNIPTSSMNVLTPVAGSGYYIYNSGMPTTSAVFDQTLGGSTVNMSFPTSGVAVNVVPGSIVMDKNHHLTQFDITNGTVGIDHIRNDQVWKNNYLLTGGEYKNGPLLIEFQASQADASYSRYDKRVSRSYNYGNATMRVLPGSGIWTFDLPATFDQDNMSNFVQLAAPTAVGQPAYATYGIQYNPRRTESEELQAKFDLTYRIDDQLPFFKRFKTGASYRELTTDYWGAGGYIPKPGVSVPTNTLRGVVRACENVATTTAANACAYGYTPNAVTGTTTNWLFGTETLTRDQMIAIWNNSLEKNADTFMNGYEGVEGLTNWSSIDVDKFYAQLASTGNYNFDCLKICKGSDGNLYEQPKSNSVETITAAYYMIDFEQKLPFNMEFGGNFGMRMVKSEVTGSGYVGLSSIRKTAAFNPANPNLAAGITTTTITKPVYIDKSYTDWLPSYNAYLWVIPDQVVMRYSWSKTVARPPVGRLWPAGTCTNDERNEGVFDADGSVRDMTCTTFGNPDLKPYQATKNNTSLEWYPNKDTSISLAYYRQKVRVGAPITVQRTNISVFAGTDEVDPVTGAPLSALDFTYNTYVNGPGYVQSGWEFATKTAFTFLPWKLKYTGSDFNVSTTKAGNAVTYIDPITGEGMDPQNQAKYFVNFTLWYDDGKTNARLAYQARDQVFLCVSGCGDTSVNNFPNLNPANLVRLPYNPGEPYFTKAYKYLDAKVTHKLTPNIEFYFEGRNLLKEANVTVGSTNRGFSDISENPWSVAYGGRRFTVGMIYKMN; encoded by the coding sequence ATGCAGAAACCACCCTCAAAGTCACCCGCGTCGTCTTTCACGAAATACCTGATGGCCGGTTCGGGTCTTGCCATGCTGGTCGTCTCTGGCGCTGCCAGTGCGCAGGAAGCCGCGTCGAAAAAAGATGAAGAGGTCGAAACCGTTATCGTTGTCGGCTCACGTGCCTCTCAGCAGTCGGCAATCGACCGCAAGAAGAAGGCGAGAACCGCTCAGGACTCTATCGTCGCTGATGACGTCGGCTCTTTCCCGGATCGTAATCTGAACGAAGCCCTCTCGCGCATCCCCGGCATGGCGATCACGCGTAACGGTGCCGGTGAAGGTGATGGTGTGTCCCTGCGCGGCAATGGTCCGGACCTGACTAGGGTCGAGATGGACGGCATGGGTGTTATGTCGTCGGGCTTTGATGTCGCGGTGAGCGGCGCTAGCGGCGGCGGCCGCTCGGCGGATTTGCGGGAACTGCCTGCGGATCTGATCAAGAGTGTTGACGTTGTGAAAGGCAACACTCCGGACATGACCGAAGGTGGCCTGGGGGGGAGCGTTCTGATCAAGACGCGTTCCGGTCTGGATTTTAAAAAGCCTTACTTTCAGATGCGTGTCGCGGGTGATCGCAACTCGCTGAGCCAAAAGTGGTCTCCAGACATCAACATCGTCGCGTCACGCAAATTCTTCGATAACCGTCTTGGCGTGATATTCAATATGAATAAATCACGTCGTCTGAACGATAGCCATGCCCTCAATAATGCGGGCACAAACAATCGTGCGGGTTATACTCGGTTTGCTGATTTCGACAATTCACCAGACAAAACCTTCACGTTTAATCCGTCGTTGGTTTCGGGGAGCACGGCCAATGTTCCGGTTTTGCAGTCTCCGTTGGCCGCTGCGCCAACCACATTCTTTAACTCAGCAACGCCAGTTGAGATCCTAACGAAATCGGCGGCCGCCAAAACAAAGGCGGAATGTTTATCTGCGTTCCCCACCTTGACGGACGCTCAGCTGAATACCATCCAAGCAGGCAGCAATAACGCGACACGTCAAGCTGCCCAAGCGCAGCGTATTAACGAGCAGATCACCTGCCTTAATCAGTGGAATGACTACGCGCCAAACCTTGTGCGTGACCAGCGTCTTACGCAATACGAAGACCGCTTGGCTTGGGATTTTCGTGTTGACTACCGTGTCACTGACCACCTGTCGGTTTACGCCAAGTATCAGGTCACAGATCGGACACAGCGCGAAGATAATCGGCAGCGCACGCGTGGGGGCGTGACCTCCATTTCTACTCCGACTGTTGGTTTTGTTACCCAAAGCCTGACGACAAACACGAACATCCCCACAAGTTCGATGAACGTGCTGACCCCTGTCGCGGGCTCAGGGTACTACATCTATAATTCAGGGATGCCAACGACATCAGCTGTTTTTGACCAAACGCTTGGTGGCTCCACCGTAAACATGTCCTTCCCGACCTCAGGTGTTGCCGTTAACGTCGTTCCGGGGTCGATCGTGATGGATAAGAACCATCACCTGACCCAGTTCGACATTACGAATGGTACTGTTGGGATTGACCATATTCGCAATGACCAGGTTTGGAAAAACAATTACCTCCTAACCGGCGGTGAATACAAAAATGGACCGTTGCTTATTGAATTCCAAGCCAGCCAAGCGGACGCCTCGTACTCGCGGTATGACAAGCGTGTGTCGCGCTCGTACAATTACGGCAACGCGACTATGCGTGTATTGCCAGGCAGTGGCATCTGGACTTTCGATCTCCCGGCCACGTTCGACCAGGATAATATGAGCAACTTTGTGCAGTTGGCCGCCCCCACCGCGGTTGGTCAACCGGCATATGCAACCTATGGCATACAGTACAATCCTCGTCGAACGGAGAGCGAGGAACTTCAGGCCAAGTTTGACCTGACCTATCGTATCGACGACCAGTTGCCGTTTTTCAAACGCTTCAAAACCGGGGCAAGCTACCGTGAACTGACGACGGATTACTGGGGTGCGGGCGGCTATATTCCTAAACCCGGCGTGTCTGTGCCCACGAACACGCTGCGTGGCGTTGTCCGTGCGTGCGAAAACGTAGCCACTACGACGGCGGCCAATGCCTGTGCCTATGGGTACACGCCTAACGCTGTCACCGGGACCACGACAAACTGGTTGTTTGGTACCGAAACCCTGACTCGCGATCAGATGATTGCGATCTGGAACAACAGCCTTGAGAAAAACGCCGATACCTTCATGAATGGCTATGAAGGTGTTGAAGGTTTGACAAACTGGTCGAGCATTGATGTTGACAAGTTTTATGCTCAGCTTGCCAGCACGGGTAACTACAATTTTGACTGCCTGAAAATATGTAAAGGCTCGGACGGTAATCTCTACGAGCAACCGAAAAGCAATTCAGTCGAAACGATCACGGCTGCCTACTACATGATCGATTTCGAACAAAAGCTGCCATTTAACATGGAGTTCGGTGGCAACTTCGGTATGCGCATGGTCAAATCCGAAGTCACGGGGTCTGGTTACGTCGGCCTGTCTTCGATCCGCAAGACCGCAGCCTTCAACCCGGCCAACCCGAACCTGGCGGCCGGTATCACGACCACGACCATCACCAAACCGGTATATATCGATAAGTCCTACACAGATTGGCTGCCGAGCTATAATGCTTATCTTTGGGTCATCCCGGATCAGGTCGTGATGCGTTACTCGTGGTCTAAGACGGTGGCTCGCCCGCCGGTAGGCCGTCTGTGGCCAGCAGGTACCTGTACCAATGATGAGCGCAATGAGGGCGTGTTCGATGCCGATGGGTCGGTTAGGGATATGACCTGTACGACCTTCGGCAACCCGGACCTGAAGCCTTATCAGGCGACCAAAAACAACACGTCGCTTGAATGGTATCCGAACAAAGACACCTCGATATCTCTGGCCTATTATCGTCAGAAGGTGCGCGTTGGGGCTCCCATTACTGTGCAACGCACGAATATTTCTGTCTTTGCGGGCACCGACGAAGTGGACCCGGTTACCGGAGCGCCATTGTCTGCCCTTGATTTCACATACAATACTTATGTGAACGGTCCTGGCTACGTGCAAAGCGGGTGGGAGTTCGCTACGAAGACGGCGTTTACGTTCCTGCCTTGGAAGTTGAAGTACACGGGTTCCGACTTTAACGTCTCGACGACCAAAGCGGGTAACGCTGTGACCTATATCGACCCGATTACGGGTGAAGGTATGGATCCGCAAAATCAGGCTAAGTATTTTGTTAACTTTACGCTCTGGTACGATGATGGAAAAACGAACGCCCGTTTGGCCTATCAGGCCCGCGATCAAGTGTTCCTCTGTGTATCAGGTTGTGGGGACACCTCCGTCAACAACTTCCCGAACCTGAACCCGGCGAACCTCGTGAGACTGCCGTATAATCCAGGTGAGCCCTATTTCACGAAGGCCTATAAGTATCTAGATGCAAAGGTTACCCACAAGCTGACCCCAAACATCGAGTTCTACTTTGAAGGTCGTAACTTGCTGAAAGAGGCTAATGTCACCGTTGGTTCGACCAACCGCGGCTTCTCTGACATCAGTGAAAACCCTTGGTCTGTGGCGTATGGTGGCCGTCGCTTCACCGTGGGCATGATCTACAAGATGAACTAA
- a CDS encoding DUF2794 domain-containing protein, translating to MSFQDQGTGFVAAPRGPVFFERRELELILRLYGRKVASGDWRDYGIDSLAEVVAFNIFRRSGEAPVYRIEKRPSLARKQGAFAVFNQNGMVLKRGRELEPVLSVLDKTKLDVIG from the coding sequence ATGAGCTTTCAGGATCAGGGCACAGGGTTTGTCGCCGCGCCGAGAGGGCCGGTTTTCTTTGAACGACGCGAATTGGAGCTGATCCTCAGACTGTATGGGCGTAAGGTGGCATCGGGCGACTGGCGCGACTATGGCATAGACAGCCTGGCCGAGGTTGTGGCCTTCAACATTTTCCGTCGTAGCGGCGAGGCCCCCGTGTATCGCATCGAAAAGCGCCCATCACTGGCGCGTAAGCAGGGAGCGTTTGCGGTGTTCAATCAGAACGGCATGGTGCTCAAACGTGGGCGTGAGCTGGAGCCGGTTTTGAGCGTGCTCGACAAGACGAAGCTGGATGTGATCGGGTAA
- a CDS encoding IS3 family transposase (programmed frameshift), giving the protein MSKYSEAFKLSVINEYLAGSSSLETICRPLGIDCTTVRSWVALYRLHGRAGIIKKFSHYSGAFKLSVLKHMWENKLACRETAAFFNIRNPACLREWERRYRAGGIDALNPRRKGRPKSMSGQGRTEPEPSSGDDKRTREELLSELNYLRMENAYLKKPGCLSSSKANAEKAQIVLELRRQYPIAGLLKLAGLARSTFYYQQKALLAGDKHEKTRVSIQTVYDRHKGRYGYRRITAALKLLGTIVNHKTVQRLMRQMGLKSLVRSKKYKSYKGAVGRTVPDLLQRQFDAPGINQKWVTDVTEFKVAGEKLYLSPVMDLYNREIIAFETARHPVFKLVGNMLEKALNKLGKDEKPTIHSDQGWHYQMPEYQRKLEESHVLQSMSRKGNCLDNAPIESFFAVLKSEFFYLEKFDSFEALQEGIETYIHYYNNDRIKLKLNGLSPVQYRTQPLTA; this is encoded by the exons ATGTCTAAATATTCCGAGGCTTTTAAGCTGTCGGTTATCAACGAGTATCTCGCTGGTTCGTCGAGTTTAGAAACGATCTGTCGGCCCTTGGGCATCGACTGCACGACGGTGCGCAGTTGGGTAGCTCTTTATCGGCTTCATGGCAGGGCGGGCATCATCAAAAAGTTCAGTCATTACAGCGGTGCTTTCAAGCTTTCCGTGCTGAAGCACATGTGGGAGAATAAGCTGGCTTGCCGGGAGACAGCCGCCTTCTTCAACATCCGCAATCCGGCTTGCCTTCGAGAATGGGAAAGGCGTTACCGTGCTGGCGGCATCGATGCTCTGAACCCACGCCGCAAGGGAAGGCCCAAATCCATGTCAGGTCAAGGACGCACCGAGCCCGAGCCATCTTCAGGTGATGATAAGCGCACACGTGAAGAGTTGCTTTCCGAGCTGAATTATCTACGCATGGAGAATGCGTACCTAAAAAAAC CTGGATGCCTTAGTTCAAGCAAAGCGAACGCCGAAAAAGCGCAAATAGTGCTTGAGCTAAGGCGCCAATACCCGATTGCAGGCCTACTGAAACTAGCAGGGTTGGCTCGTAGTACCTTCTATTATCAGCAGAAAGCGCTTCTTGCCGGCGATAAACACGAAAAGACAAGAGTGAGCATCCAGACGGTCTACGACCGCCACAAAGGCCGGTATGGCTATCGTCGGATTACCGCTGCGCTCAAGCTTCTGGGCACGATCGTCAACCACAAGACGGTTCAACGTTTGATGAGGCAAATGGGCCTGAAGTCGTTGGTAAGATCCAAGAAATACAAGTCCTACAAAGGGGCTGTCGGACGAACGGTGCCCGATCTTCTTCAGCGCCAGTTCGATGCGCCAGGCATCAACCAAAAATGGGTGACGGATGTGACCGAGTTCAAAGTAGCTGGTGAAAAACTCTATCTTTCACCCGTCATGGATCTATACAATCGAGAAATCATCGCCTTTGAAACTGCCAGGCATCCTGTTTTTAAGCTCGTCGGAAACATGCTCGAGAAGGCCTTGAACAAACTGGGAAAGGACGAGAAACCCACAATCCATTCCGACCAGGGCTGGCACTATCAGATGCCAGAATATCAACGAAAACTCGAGGAAAGCCACGTCCTCCAGAGCATGTCACGAAAAGGGAACTGTCTAGACAACGCCCCCATTGAAAGCTTCTTCGCCGTCCTGAAATCTGAGTTCTTCTATCTCGAAAAGTTTGACAGCTTCGAAGCCCTTCAAGAAGGCATCGAAACCTACATCCACTATTACAATAATGACCGTATCAAGCTAAAATTAAATGGGCTGAGCCCTGTGCAATACAGAACTCAGCCCTTAACCGCCTAG
- a CDS encoding Bax inhibitor-1/YccA family protein, whose translation MNDFRSHNPANATVQDMSVDAGLRSFMLGVYNKMALGLLLTGALAWAAANVPEITNLMFRVTADGRLAGYTIMGYVISFAPVVILLGSGFVMRQPTVASTSILYWLVVALIGLSTGANFLVYTGGSLASTFFVTAAAFGALSLYGYTTKRDMSGWGKFLFMAVIGLIIASVVNLFLQSSMLYFIVSGLGVLIFSALIAFETQNLKHTYYQLGGNEAGMAMATNYGALSLYISFINLFQFLLAFMGVRRD comes from the coding sequence ATGAACGACTTTCGCAGTCACAATCCGGCCAACGCGACCGTACAGGACATGTCGGTCGATGCGGGCCTGCGCAGCTTCATGCTGGGCGTCTATAACAAGATGGCTCTGGGCCTTCTGCTGACCGGCGCGCTCGCCTGGGCTGCAGCCAACGTCCCGGAAATCACCAACCTGATGTTCCGGGTGACGGCGGATGGTCGTCTGGCCGGCTATACGATTATGGGTTATGTCATCTCCTTCGCGCCGGTGGTCATCCTGCTGGGATCGGGCTTTGTGATGCGTCAGCCGACGGTCGCCTCTACCAGCATCCTGTACTGGCTGGTTGTGGCTCTGATTGGGCTGTCCACCGGGGCTAACTTCCTCGTTTATACGGGCGGCTCTCTGGCCTCGACCTTCTTCGTCACCGCCGCCGCCTTCGGTGCGCTGAGCCTTTACGGCTACACCACCAAGCGCGACATGAGCGGCTGGGGCAAGTTTTTATTCATGGCGGTGATCGGCCTCATTATTGCCAGTGTGGTCAACCTGTTCCTGCAAAGCTCGATGCTCTACTTCATCGTCAGCGGTCTGGGCGTGCTGATCTTTTCGGCCCTGATTGCCTTCGAGACGCAGAACCTCAAGCACACCTACTACCAACTGGGTGGCAATGAAGCGGGTATGGCCATGGCCACCAACTATGGTGCGCTGAGCCTTTACATCAGCTTCATCAACCTGTTCCAGTTTCTGCTGGCCTTTATGGGCGTGCGTCGCGACTAA
- a CDS encoding HpcH/HpaI aldolase/citrate lyase family protein: MMHLPLRSVLFVPAANDKAMSKAATLAADALILDLEDSAGEAEKVEALKRVVRALEAGGFAAPVVLVRVDPALKTPILQALTRFVGHGLHGYVVPKVGLPVHLHGYEAPVWAMIETAKGVLNLREICTAPGLQGLIAGPNDLRADLRVSPTPERTELQLALSHIVLHGRAFGLSVIDGVYNAFRDEEGLRRECENGRALGFDGKTLIHPAQIAVANRVFAATAAQLDWARAVVAAFEQPENADRGVVSVNGEMVERMHLATARRWLTATALS, from the coding sequence ATGATGCATTTACCACTCCGTTCTGTCCTGTTTGTCCCCGCCGCCAATGACAAGGCCATGTCTAAGGCGGCGACGCTGGCGGCCGACGCCCTCATCCTCGATCTGGAGGACTCTGCGGGTGAGGCAGAGAAGGTCGAAGCCCTGAAGCGCGTCGTTCGCGCCCTTGAGGCCGGTGGGTTTGCCGCGCCGGTGGTCCTCGTGCGGGTCGATCCGGCGCTGAAGACGCCGATTTTGCAGGCCCTGACACGCTTTGTCGGGCATGGGCTGCACGGCTATGTCGTGCCCAAGGTGGGTTTGCCGGTGCACCTGCACGGCTACGAAGCGCCCGTCTGGGCGATGATCGAGACGGCGAAGGGCGTGTTGAACCTGCGCGAGATCTGTACGGCCCCTGGGCTTCAGGGCCTGATCGCCGGGCCCAACGATTTGCGCGCCGATCTGCGAGTCTCACCGACACCGGAGCGCACGGAGTTGCAACTGGCCCTATCCCACATCGTGCTGCATGGCCGTGCCTTCGGTCTCAGCGTCATCGACGGCGTCTATAATGCCTTCCGCGATGAGGAGGGGCTGCGGCGCGAATGCGAAAATGGCCGAGCGCTGGGGTTTGACGGCAAGACGCTAATTCACCCGGCCCAAATCGCTGTAGCCAATAGGGTATTTGCGGCGACGGCGGCGCAGCTCGACTGGGCCCGCGCGGTGGTTGCGGCCTTTGAGCAGCCTGAAAACGCCGATCGAGGCGTGGTGTCGGTCAATGGCGAGATGGTCGAGCGCATGCACCTCGCCACGGCGCGACGTTGGTTGACGGCTACGGCTTTGTCTTAG
- a CDS encoding alkaline phosphatase, whose protein sequence is MSVRVFSLLFVALSLPLSAVAQTAPAILPATRDLTQDAGFKAQQAAIKAAAAQTPNTGRAKNVILFIGDGMGINSVTAGRILAGQLRGQDGASYVLSFEALPYTAFSKTFSANNLVTDSANGISAITTGVKTINGAIGVHRDVNSKSCDGVAAARVLTIAEQAKLSGRSAGAVTTSGITDATPAGTYGHTSTRSWRSDADLPPEAVAAGCTDLARQLVQAPAALRLDVAMGGDLEDFLPVTAGGVRKDGRDLTAEWKSQKNAAVLTGKAQLETLNTKTSGPVLGLFSKGDLPSPLDNPQDVPGLDEMTAKAIDLLSRNEKGYFLLVESASIDKWHHKNNAHRALHDVDELAKAVSVALAKTDPRNTLILITADHSHGLTLSGYAPRNSRIDGVSGQGDEAYPLLSYATGPGGEHPQTGSYKPEETEALGFTNPALFGMSSAAHGGEDVPVYARGPQAYLVRSTVDSTYLYQVMARALFGAETPKTKP, encoded by the coding sequence ATGTCCGTCCGCGTCTTCAGCCTGCTTTTCGTCGCGCTCAGCCTGCCGCTTTCTGCAGTCGCGCAAACCGCACCCGCAATCCTCCCCGCCACGCGCGACCTGACGCAGGACGCCGGTTTTAAAGCGCAGCAAGCAGCCATCAAGGCCGCCGCTGCCCAGACCCCCAATACGGGTCGTGCGAAGAACGTCATCCTGTTTATCGGCGACGGCATGGGCATCAATTCGGTCACCGCCGGGCGCATACTGGCCGGGCAGCTACGTGGTCAGGACGGAGCCAGCTACGTACTGTCGTTCGAAGCCCTGCCCTATACGGCCTTTTCCAAGACCTTCTCGGCCAATAATCTGGTCACCGATTCCGCCAACGGTATCTCGGCTATCACCACCGGCGTTAAGACGATCAACGGCGCTATCGGCGTGCATCGCGATGTGAACAGCAAGAGCTGCGACGGTGTCGCGGCCGCCCGTGTGCTGACCATCGCCGAACAGGCTAAGCTATCGGGCCGCTCAGCCGGCGCCGTCACCACCTCCGGCATCACAGACGCGACCCCGGCGGGCACCTATGGCCACACCTCGACGCGCAGCTGGCGCTCGGACGCCGACCTGCCGCCCGAAGCTGTGGCCGCAGGGTGCACCGATCTGGCCCGGCAATTGGTACAGGCTCCGGCGGCGCTGCGCCTTGACGTCGCCATGGGTGGCGATCTCGAAGATTTCCTGCCCGTGACCGCCGGTGGCGTGCGCAAAGATGGGCGCGACCTGACCGCCGAGTGGAAGTCGCAAAAAAACGCCGCCGTCCTGACAGGTAAGGCGCAGCTGGAAACCCTCAATACAAAAACATCAGGTCCAGTGCTCGGTCTGTTTAGCAAGGGCGACCTGCCCTCGCCCCTCGACAATCCGCAAGACGTGCCGGGTCTCGATGAGATGACCGCAAAGGCGATCGACCTCCTGTCACGAAATGAAAAGGGCTACTTCCTGCTGGTCGAATCCGCCTCGATTGACAAGTGGCACCATAAGAATAATGCCCACCGCGCCCTGCACGATGTCGATGAGCTGGCCAAGGCGGTGAGCGTTGCCCTGGCCAAGACCGACCCTAGGAACACGCTGATCCTGATTACCGCTGACCACAGCCACGGCCTGACCCTGTCCGGTTACGCGCCGCGCAACAGCCGTATCGACGGCGTGTCAGGTCAGGGTGATGAAGCCTATCCGCTGCTCAGCTACGCCACCGGCCCCGGCGGAGAACACCCGCAAACGGGCAGCTATAAGCCGGAGGAAACCGAGGCGCTGGGCTTCACCAATCCGGCCCTTTTCGGCATGTCGAGCGCGGCTCATGGCGGCGAGGACGTGCCGGTCTATGCGCGTGGCCCTCAGGCCTATCTGGTGCGCTCGACCGTGGACTCAACCTATCTCTACCAGGTCATGGCCCGCGCTCTGTTCGGGGCGGAGACGCCTAAGACAAAGCCGTAG
- the zapE gene encoding cell division protein ZapE has product MSGSVKSAYKQLIKSRQIAADPGQAEAVDVLSKLERTLRDSAGFWQGLFGGAHCYGLYLWGQPGRGKSMLMDLFYDHVAFEPKRRIHFHAFMAKVHELVQMWRQGDAKERQSVFGTSKGDDPVAPVARLIARESKLLCFDELQVTDIADAMILGRLFEALFAQKVTIVITSNRAPEDLYKNGLNRDLFVPFIDMIRSQMTVHEVRGPKDFRLDRLRGARVYFTPDDAASKAAYDVLWRDMVGPGKAVATTLSVNERKLTLKRTCGPLLRASFAELCAENNGPADYLAIAERFTTVFIDHIPQLGPEKRNEAKRFVTLIDALYEANTKLVVLAAAEPAALYPAGDGAFEFERTVSRLEEMRSQTYLEKVTD; this is encoded by the coding sequence ATGTCCGGTTCCGTTAAATCCGCCTACAAACAGCTGATCAAATCGCGTCAGATCGCCGCCGACCCGGGGCAGGCCGAGGCCGTGGACGTGTTGTCGAAGCTGGAGCGGACTTTGCGCGACAGTGCCGGCTTCTGGCAGGGCCTATTTGGCGGCGCGCACTGTTACGGCCTCTACCTGTGGGGGCAGCCGGGGCGCGGCAAGTCCATGCTGATGGATCTCTTTTACGATCACGTCGCCTTTGAGCCGAAGCGCCGCATCCACTTTCACGCCTTTATGGCCAAAGTGCATGAGCTGGTGCAGATGTGGCGTCAGGGCGATGCGAAGGAACGTCAGTCGGTCTTCGGCACGTCAAAGGGCGATGATCCGGTTGCCCCGGTCGCGCGACTGATCGCCAGAGAGTCAAAACTGCTTTGCTTCGATGAGCTTCAGGTGACCGATATCGCCGATGCCATGATCCTGGGGCGGCTGTTCGAGGCTCTGTTTGCGCAAAAGGTGACCATCGTCATTACCTCCAATCGCGCGCCCGAAGACCTTTATAAAAATGGCCTCAACCGCGATCTGTTCGTACCGTTCATCGACATGATCCGCAGCCAAATGACGGTGCACGAAGTCAGGGGGCCGAAGGATTTTCGTCTGGATCGCCTGAGAGGCGCGCGCGTCTATTTCACGCCGGACGATGCGGCGTCCAAGGCCGCCTATGACGTTCTATGGCGCGACATGGTTGGGCCGGGCAAGGCGGTCGCCACGACGCTGAGTGTCAATGAGCGCAAGCTCACGCTGAAACGCACCTGCGGACCGCTCTTGCGCGCCAGCTTTGCCGAATTGTGCGCCGAAAACAATGGGCCGGCGGACTATCTGGCCATCGCCGAGCGCTTCACAACCGTTTTCATCGACCATATCCCGCAATTGGGACCGGAAAAACGCAACGAAGCCAAACGCTTCGTCACCCTGATCGACGCGCTTTATGAGGCCAACACTAAGCTGGTGGTGCTGGCCGCCGCCGAACCGGCCGCCCTTTATCCGGCGGGCGATGGCGCGTTCGAGTTTGAGCGCACCGTATCGCGCCTTGAAGAGATGCGCTCCCAAACCTATCTCGAAAAAGTCACCGACTGA
- a CDS encoding NAD(P)/FAD-dependent oxidoreductase has protein sequence MNTAFPLFTNFPDDDAFETIVIGGGPAGCACALWLHKLGVRAWLVEASDALGGLQRRSPYENLWIPGVMGHSGEEVARALHHHIHVIGVPCHLNSRVSRIEAADGGFRVRVEGGTERGHYRTQHLVIATGTQPVTGHFRQAHNVAIGPGYPMENLEVGNRKIAILGGGDNAFDQARFVLQRGAKSVTIYSRTPPRAQTVLQAMIPQARVCIGPYTADQASMIVNEEVFDAFGVMYGFEAQLPDGLDQDLELKNENGFIAVNRQGETVLSGLWACGEVTDYWHPCVTTSAAHGIQVAKQISLRLGR, from the coding sequence ATGAACACCGCATTCCCGCTCTTCACGAATTTTCCTGATGACGATGCCTTCGAAACCATCGTCATTGGCGGCGGTCCGGCGGGTTGCGCGTGCGCACTGTGGCTGCACAAGCTGGGGGTGCGTGCATGGCTGGTTGAGGCCAGCGACGCCTTGGGTGGTCTGCAAAGACGCAGCCCCTACGAAAATTTGTGGATTCCCGGTGTTATGGGCCACTCCGGGGAAGAGGTGGCCCGTGCCCTGCATCACCATATCCATGTGATCGGCGTCCCCTGTCACCTCAACAGCCGCGTAAGCCGCATCGAAGCCGCCGATGGCGGGTTCAGGGTTCGGGTCGAGGGCGGTACTGAACGCGGACACTACAGGACACAACATCTGGTAATAGCTACGGGGACGCAACCGGTGACAGGGCACTTTCGTCAGGCGCACAACGTCGCCATCGGCCCCGGTTATCCTATGGAAAACCTAGAGGTAGGCAATCGTAAAATCGCCATACTGGGCGGCGGTGACAACGCCTTCGATCAGGCACGTTTTGTGCTGCAACGCGGCGCAAAATCAGTGACGATTTATTCGCGCACGCCCCCCCGCGCTCAGACAGTGCTCCAGGCAATGATCCCGCAGGCCAGGGTGTGCATTGGTCCTTACACTGCCGATCAGGCAAGCATGATCGTCAATGAAGAGGTCTTTGATGCCTTTGGGGTCATGTACGGCTTTGAGGCGCAACTACCCGACGGCCTGGATCAAGACCTTGAGTTAAAAAATGAAAACGGTTTCATCGCAGTGAACCGGCAAGGCGAGACTGTCCTTTCCGGGTTGTGGGCTTGTGGGGAAGTGACCGACTACTGGCACCCGTGCGTGACCACCTCGGCGGCGCATGGCATTCAGGTGGCCAAACAGATTTCGCTGCGCCTTGGACGGTAA
- a CDS encoding response regulator gives MKLLCVENNATLRKMMDGVLSPEGMDVDFAANGREAVEAYEISEYDAILMDVEMPVMSGIEAAREIRQIEQGHNLGHTPILFLTGKEQARLREVSQTVGGDGLLPKPFTREALLSALDRIRHIPATPSYPGGMAAHA, from the coding sequence ATGAAACTGTTATGCGTTGAAAACAATGCCACACTGCGCAAGATGATGGACGGCGTCCTGTCCCCTGAAGGTATGGATGTGGACTTCGCGGCCAATGGGCGCGAAGCCGTCGAAGCCTACGAGATCTCCGAATATGACGCCATTCTGATGGACGTTGAGATGCCCGTTATGTCCGGTATCGAGGCGGCGCGTGAAATCCGTCAAATCGAGCAGGGGCATAATCTGGGCCACACCCCCATCCTCTTTCTGACGGGCAAGGAACAGGCACGCCTGCGCGAAGTAAGCCAGACCGTTGGGGGCGATGGCTTGTTGCCAAAGCCCTTCACACGTGAAGCCCTCTTGTCGGCGCTGGATCGTATCCGCCACATTCCGGCCACGCCCTCTTATCCGGGCGGCATGGCAGCCCATGCCTGA